caaaaagaattttctagacaagcaaacatGATGTCTCATTTAAagcaataatatgccaaaattaagagaAATTTTccctaaaaacaagcaaaataatctgccaaaggggtaaacaaaataatactgtcataaggaaaaacaagattattttgcttacctcattgacagattattttatcatttatcattatatttatcattatttcttaaaacaagacagtatgttttgcttgtctagaaaattattcttgattttggaatttttatatatttggacaagaaagaagatgaaaaatctaagtaagaaaagcattttttgcattgtgttgGCATTAGGGCACGACTTTTTGGCCTGGGTGCAGATGACTCAATGCAAAAACACAGTTCTTTTACgatgttacttttattttttaatataatgtcaGCTTAATGTAACATcaaattctgtctttatttactcAACCCTTTGTCAATACAAACTCCAATTTGTAATAAAAGCTAAGAATTTTCTGTACATATCCCTGTCTACGCAACTACCACTTAGGTTAACGAAATGAACATCcatttaaatttttgttcagaTATTCTAAAGAGACTTTATTGCTTTATATGATCAACAAACTAAAATGTAGGCTTTTAATTACATACAGCTGTGATCAGAGAACAAGCAGAAGCACAAGCATGCTTTTTGTCTCACAAAGCAGTCAAGGACACATGCTTGAGATTCTGTTTaaagttaatgtttattttaaaaagctattGTGTCTCTTCAGAAAATGTTGTTTATACTTAACTGCTCAATTAATATGGATTATTTTTTACAGacactttataatttttttgaagcTTTAAAGTAGACTTGCTGCAATAGTCGGTGATGTCAGTGTTCAAGGAGAAGTCCACGCCCAGAGCAAAATGCTCATGCCTTTCTTTGTTCagttgtaaaaaaaagttttttgagaAAATCATTTTAAGATATAGATATGGTGTACCGATTTTGAATTAccaaaatgcaatttaaatgtGGCTTTAAACATTCCCAAATGCGGTTGTAACTGATCCCAGCAGAGAAAGAAGGGTCTCATCTAGTTAAACTAtcattattttcataaaaaaaaaaaaaaaaactttttatgaaACAAACTGATCATTTTGATAGAGAAGACTCTTTCTACTCAGCTGGGATCATTAACAACCACATTAGGGATCATTTGAAGCTGTATTTCAACTACATTTCTGaagtttaaactaaacaaaaaaaaaaaattctgactgAAGAAAGAAATACATTAACATTCAAGATGACATAACCTGCAAATCTTTGTTCTGGAAACTGAAAAGTTGACTTCTCCTTTAAGACTGACATTAAGGAGAGCAAGAGGATAATGGAGGAACCAGTAATCATACTGGGTAGAAGAGCACAATCAGCACACCTCTTGAAAGAAGAGGGAGACAAAAATGAAAAGGAAGCTGGCACTGAGCCACAGCCCTCCATTATTACCGGTGTTGTGACACATCAATAAACCAGTGAAAAAAATTGCGTCAAACCTACTTCAAAGTGCTACTGACACTATCAATAAAGGGACAAAAATCTctcaaatttttaaaataatgtaaaaaaaacattaatttgtcatttaacaataaatacatacaatggGTCCTTTTCACATTAACAAGAATCTCAGACGTGGAAGTCATCATCATTTTGAAAACTTTATAGGGTTAATTGGGAGATAAcgaaaaatataatttttgtatttgGTCTAatgacaaaagtaaaaaaaaatctaatcaaaccaAATTAGTTTCCAAGACTTTACCAAATAAGGAAGAATAAATCATTATTCTCTTTCAATTccagtttttttaataaacatcctcGCTGCAGTGTTAATTACAGTTATTATAATTTCTCTATGAAAAGGGCCCATACAACGTATTATAAATGCTTTACATCATGTAGTTTTAGCAGTAGCTGTTAACTTACAGGCTGTATGTCAATGAAGGCTTTCCTGGTTTCTAGGAAAGTGGGTTTGAACGTTTTTCTTCCAATTTTGTACACATGCGTTGGAAGGATTACAGGAAGGAGTTGCATGGCGATGTCACTCTGtctctctttaaaataaaaaacacccaaagtacaaaaaatgtaaattaactgCAACAAAAGGTGACTGAAATAAATctacatacagtatattacattAGTTTCTAAAATTAAGAAATACTTAACTATTAAGAAATACTACACTAAAAATGATAATGAAAATTGTCAATACTAACAGTCATTTTTATATTAAGGGGCAATATTCACAATCTATCCTTTTTGGGATTGATGGGGAAGTAACTAATTTCATAAACAGTTTGCTGAATGCCTATTACCTGCTGACATTGTTTCTATGTCGTGAAGTAGATTAAGagcttgtttttgtttgctgGCAACCTGAAGAATCTTATCCTTAAACACTGGTACCCAATTTTCTGTGAGTTTTGAAGCACAGTCTGGATTCAAAATTAAAAAATCCTGGGATATCTAAAAAGcagaaaacaaagacaaacatggCAAAAgttgtaaaacaaaatgaaacgtACTTAGCCAATGAATTTAGTTAAAAAATTTTCCCACCATGCCTGGAGTGTCGAGAAGACGTGGATACTCTTTGGCTATTTCCATTATCGTTTTGGATCCATCGTCACGAATCCATTTTGCCCTTTGAATCGCTGTTTCTTTCATGTACTGCTCGACCTGACTTGCTGGCCAGATATTATTTCTGAGCCACTCTATCATTTGAGTTGCTCTTTCCGAGTCCACATTCGAATCTGTTGTGAGAAGAACCATACATCACAAACATACAGCAATTAATGTTGGCAAATAGAGATCATATTCATATCAAACAGTTAGGTCTTTTAAATGGGTCAAAATTTTaaatgatacccaaccctacaCATATGTACCCACATACCAGGAAAAGTAAAATTACTGCCGTCTCTTGGGTTGTCTGAACAAACTGGCTTTTGTCTTCCTCTTCTAATCTTTTTGCGCACATTCCGAAGACGCTCTTCAAGGAAGCCTGTGGCAGGTCTGTGAAATCTACCTGGACTGAACCATGCCtccttgtgttaaaaaaaatacaaaaacagaattagAAATTAACACTGGACCAATTTACCCAGAGTTCCAGAACTAAGGTAACAGTGACATTAGTTGTGTTGAAGTACATAAATGCACAAACAGAAAAACCCTCAAACAGCCCATAAAATCGGGCTCCATAAAGTCTGAAATGGTTGAAGGACATTACAAATTAAAGCACCCTGTTATTATTGTTTGTAATGTGctttttgattttctttattatttacttCTTGCATGACTTAAGTActtattattttccatttaaattttaatttgtaattattgttaACAAGTATGTACTTGTAACATGGTAGTTAAATAAGAAAATACAGAGAAATGTAAGATTCTTAATCAGATTTGTAATAAGTAATCAGATTGTgagatacagaaaaaaataataatctgtcTTTGACACTGTACTCACATAGCCTTTACCCTGGCAATCCTTAAGGCATGGAAATTGTTCGACTATTGACGAAGCCAAGGTGACTTTTGTTGCTCCACTTGGACTAAAAGAAACAATATtctgatttttttaaaagatactaCATATGTACACATTTAATTTCTCAAACAATATTTTTAGCATTAAATACATTACTTAAATTTGTACTTACTTTTCTCCAAAGCGCTCAATTAGATGTGAAACCAAGATACGAACCATCGATTGTCTTTCTTTAAGCGAAATGCAGTTGCTTTTTTCAATGGCATCCACAATACTGCTGCCACAGGATGTTGCTGTAAGGATGTCTCttacattctaaaaaaaaaaacatttaaaaataaatataaaattaaatgtgtttgatAAATGTTGATTCGTCCTGAaataaagtgaaacggctatacgtcgtgtttgctggcctcacacatcTGTCAGCCactcagtcagcacgtcaccttaaagggtaaaCAAATGTTGCACAGCTCTACTATGGTTACAAAAGGTTCACagtgttataattcacttaccctttaatacgttttaGTGTAAATAttacctgctattaaaaaaataaaatgttttgagtaAGAAGCTATAatatgtagccgtggcgggatgaattgtggcgtggcgccccgccatggaacaATGTATGTAGCAGAAATCATggcatgtaaatatatatatatatatata
This portion of the Danio rerio strain Tuebingen ecotype United States chromosome 3, GRCz12tu, whole genome shotgun sequence genome encodes:
- the LOC101883788 gene encoding uncharacterized protein isoform X1, producing the protein MDEYVKNKLIEWNLAELIPKFEAEKIDQETLLLLDDVTLTSLIPIIGLRLKFKKNLKNVLDESIKEPATTVTVLREQQQGPEQHRRTVEHAAAFNVRDILTATSCGSSIVDAIEKSNCISLKERQSMVRILVSHLIERFGENPSGATKVTLASSIVEQFPCLKDCQGKGYEAWFSPGRFHRPATGFLEERLRNVRKKIRRGRQKPVCSDNPRDGSNFTFPDSNVDSERATQMIEWLRNNIWPASQVEQYMKETAIQRAKWIRDDGSKTIMEIAKEYPRLLDTPGMISQDFLILNPDCASKLTENWVPVFKDKILQVASKQKQALNLLHDIETMSAERQSDIAMQLLPVILPTHVYKIGRKTFKPTFLETRKAFIDIQPIGTNMAEYLRSKESIESPYVLMLGDNHNFQAFAIINGTALEQSTLLAAVDICFKAFYIFDVNYPKQCSLVWQFLQTVVYGLPGEETPAVRVLRAFIFAEKQ
- the LOC101883788 gene encoding uncharacterized protein isoform X2, which encodes MVRILVSHLIERFGENPSGATKVTLASSIVEQFPCLKDCQGKGYEAWFSPGRFHRPATGFLEERLRNVRKKIRRGRQKPVCSDNPRDGSNFTFPDSNVDSERATQMIEWLRNNIWPASQVEQYMKETAIQRAKWIRDDGSKTIMEIAKEYPRLLDTPGMISQDFLILNPDCASKLTENWVPVFKDKILQVASKQKQALNLLHDIETMSAERQSDIAMQLLPVILPTHVYKIGRKTFKPTFLETRKAFIDIQPIGTNMAEYLRSKESIESPYVLMLGDNHNFQAFAIINGTALEQSTLLAAVDICFKAFYIFDVNYPKQCSLVWQFLQTVVYGLPGEETPAVRVLRAFIFAEKQ